A genome region from Megalobrama amblycephala isolate DHTTF-2021 linkage group LG18, ASM1881202v1, whole genome shotgun sequence includes the following:
- the LOC125253068 gene encoding urokinase plasminogen activator surface receptor-like, which translates to MDLQISVFLLFILFTAGHSLYCYECLTENCKESLVKCPINATRCESSTVVTQAGFFSSTVKVKGCAVACQSGSMNLGVVKTSTSCCGSYFCNVKDAPDPRATIPNGKTCYYCDEKSCSNIMRCSGTEDRCITDRGTFGGQSMIVKGCVSKSICDAAASANAQGVSCCEGNLCNSDKSFTQSYIQSVTQSYTFNGA; encoded by the exons ATGGACTTGCAAATCTCAGTTTTTCTCCTCTTCATTCTTTTCACTGCAG GACACTCTCTCTACTGTTACGAGTGCCTGACGGAGAACTGTAAAGAAAGTCTCGTGAAATGTCCCATTAATGCTACTAGGTGTGAGAGTTCAACTGTGGTGACACAAGCTG GGTTCTTTAGTTCCACAGTGAAGGTTAAAGGTTGTGCTGTTGCTTGTCAAAGCGGGTCCATGAACCTTGGTGTGGTAAAGACGTCTACTTCCTGCTGTGGCTCTTACTTTTGTAATGTCAAAGATGCTCCAG ATCCCAGAGCTACTATCCCCAATGGAAAGACATGTTACTATTGTGATGAGAAGAGCTGCTCAAACATCATGAGATGTTCAGGGACTGAAGATCGCTGCATTACAGACAGAG GAACTTTTGGAGGCCAGTCAATGATTGTAAAAGGCTGTGTCTCTAAATCCATCTGTGATGCCGCAGCATCTGCTAACGCTCAGGGCGTTTCATGTTGTGAGGGGAACCTGTGTAACAGTGATAAGAGCTTCACTCAGAGCTACATCCAGAGCGTCACCCAGAGCTACACCTTTAACGGTGCTTAG
- the LOC125252878 gene encoding urokinase plasminogen activator surface receptor-like — MDLQISVFLLFILFTAGHSFTCYECMSLTGSCADQKLKTCPIGSSHCVTSTGVTQVGDTKTKVEIKDCAPACQSVSMNTGITEVTTSCCNTDQCNTQDAPEPVPNGKKCFSCDGKSCSNILSCSGIEDHCVKATVAYGGQSVSVKGCASKSYCDATASVHNVHNVESVSCCEGNLCNGAQSVSQSFLFLCCSLLSYFLLH, encoded by the exons ATGGATCTGCAAATCTCAGTTTTTCTTCTATTCATTCTTTTCACTGCAG GACACTCTTTCACCTGTTATGAGTGTATGAGTCTGACGGGTTCTTGTGCAGATCAGAAGTTAAAAACATGTCCCATTGGATCTTCTCATTGTGTGACTTCAACAGGTGTGACACAAGTTG GTGACACTAAAACTAAAGTGGAGATTAAAGATTGTGCTCCTGCCTGTCAAAGTGTGTCCATGAATACCGGCATTACAGAGGTGACTACTTCCTGCTGTAACACAGACCAGTGTAACACCCAAGATGCTCCAG AGCCTGTCCCAAATGGAAAGAAATGTTTCTCTTGTGATGGGAAGAGCTGCTCAAACATTTTGAGCTGTTCAGGGATTGAAGACCACTGTGTTAAAGCAACAG TGGCTTATGGAGGACAGTCAGTTTCTGTAAAAGGCTGTGCATCTAAATCCTATTGTGATGCCACAGCATCAGTTCATAATGTTCATAATGTTGAAAGCGTCTCATGTTGTGAGGGGAACCTGTGTAACGGTGCTCAGAGTGTCTCCCAGAGCTTCCTGTTCCTCTGCTGTTCTCTGCTCTCCTACTTCCTGCTGCACTGA
- the LOC125252882 gene encoding urokinase plasminogen activator surface receptor-like has translation MDLQISVFLLFSLFTAGHSLICYECDYGSCSQTTCPSGSTCLSTTVVLNNTITKGKGCVPASLCVNGFVSYSSIKASLSCCNTDLCNSQDAPEPSNTLNGKKCYSCDGATQNCTNILSCSGTEDRCITGTDANQTMVAKGCASKSYCDGAAAIANPKPWERLML, from the exons ATGGATCTGCAAATCTCAgtttttcttctcttcagtCTTTTCACTGCAg gacACTCTCTCATCTGTTATGAGTGTGATTATGGCTCTTGTTCACAGACAACATGCCCCAGTGGATCTACCTGCTTAAGTACAACAGTTGTTT TAAATAATACTATAACTAAGGGTAAAGGTTGTGTTCCAGCAAGTCTCTGTGTAAATGGGTTCGTCAGCTACAGCTCTATAAAGGCCTCTCTTTCCTGCTGTAACACAGACCTGTGTAACTCCCAAGATGCTCCAG AGCCCTCTAATACCCTGAATGGAAAGAAATGTTACAGTTGTGATGGAGCAACACAGAACTGCACAAACATTTTGAGCTGTTCAGGGACTGAAGACCGCTGCATTACAG GGACTGATGCAAATCAGACAATGGTTGCAAAAGGCTGTGCCTCCAAATCTTATTGTGATGGCGCAGCAGCAATTGCTAACCCTAAGCCTTGGGAGCGTCTCATGTTGTGA